The Narcine bancroftii isolate sNarBan1 chromosome 11, sNarBan1.hap1, whole genome shotgun sequence genome has a window encoding:
- the gpr19 gene encoding probable G-protein coupled receptor 19: MALAEKNLNVTSSITIPTATTLGNFSEILSTLSRNHGRQLKGQDQREMNNTFQELTTGEIVTVSLIFGVIWLIALFGNLLVCLVIHRSRRTQSTTNYFVVSMASADLLISVASTPFVILHFTTGRWLLGDVMCKLVRYIQYLTPGVQIYVLLSICVDRFYTIVYPLSFKVSREKAKKMIAASWIFDAAFVSPTLLFYGTGGGTCNLFLPQSWSGVIYGTVHFLLGFLVPSVLIILFYQKVIKYIWRIGTDGRTVRRTMNIVPRTKVKTIKMFLMLNCMFLLSWFPFYVVQIWQPDQMDYTGCSTLFLSIAMVSFSSSASKPSLYSIFNANFRRGMKETFCMSSMKCYRSNAYTITTSSRMAKKNYVGITDIPVLTKTVTKDAIYETFDRDAKEKKLAWPINSNPPNTFV; encoded by the coding sequence ATGGCGCTGGCTGAAAAAAATCTTAATGTGACATCCTCCATTACAATCCCAACAGCTACAACTTTGGGCAATTTTAGTGAGATATTGAGCACATTATCCAGAAATCATGGAAGACAACTCAAGGGACAGGACCAGAGAGAAATGAATAATACATTTCAGGAACTTACGACAGGGGAAATTGTTACTGTCAGCTTAATTTTTGGTGTGATCTGGCTCATTGCATTGTTTGGGAACTTGCTTGTCTGCCTTGTGATCCACAGGAGTAGGAGGACTCAATCAACAACCAATTACTTTGTGGTGTCTATGGCCTCCGCAGATCTGCTCATCAGCGTTGCCAGCACTCCATTTGTCATTTTGCATTTTACTACAGGGAGGTGGTTATTAGGAGATGTCATGTGCAAGTTGGTTAGGTATATTCAGTATCTCACTCCTGGAGTACAAATTTATGTCCTTCTCTCCATTTGTGTGGACAGATTTTATACTATAGTGTATCCTTTGAGTTTTAAAGTGTCTAGGGAGAAGGCCAAGAAGATGATTGCTGCATCCTGGATATTTGACGCTGCATTTGTGTCTCCAACTTTGCTTTTCTATGGCACAGGAGGAGGTACCTGTAATTTGTTCCTACCCCAGTCCTGGAGTGGTGTCATCTATGGCACTGTTCACTTTTTGTTGGGGTTCCTAGTTCCATCTGTCCTCATCATATTATTTTACCAAAAAGTCataaaatatatttggagaatagGTACAGATGGAAGGACTGTGAGGAGAACTATGAATATTGTACCTAGAACAAAGGTCAAAACAATCAAGATGTTTTTGATGTTAAATTGTATGTTCTTGTTGTCTTGGTTTCCTTTTTATGTGGTTCAAATCTGGCAACCAGATCAGATGGATTACACAGGGTGCTCAACACTCTTTCTATCCATTGCAATGGTATCTTTTAGCTCTTCAGCATCTAAACCCAGCCTCTATTCAATATTCAATGCAAACTTCAGGCGTGGTATGAAGGAGACTTTCTGCATGTCGTCAATGAAATGTTATCGTAGCAATGCATACACCATCACCACCAGTTCAAGGATGGCAAAAAAGAATTATGTTGGTATCACTGACATTCCTGTACTTACCAAAACTGTTACTAAAGATGCAATATATGAAACATTTGACAGGGACGCAAAAGAGAAAAAGCTTGCATGGCCTATTAATTCAAATCCTCCCAATACCTTTGTGTAA
- the LOC138746043 gene encoding cyclin-dependent kinase inhibitor 1-like codes for MVTMMGLRSEEQKLDRDLKGKSDRVRRNLFGPVDHEQLQQDFQHLLRANIEAAKQRWNYDFDREIPAEGTLEWEELKCQDVPAFYRSRIINNAKHLCGLQEARVETSSDQPASPSKEIKPRVTPEPRRQTCITDYYPAKKRCTHQANCSRRK; via the exons ATGGTAACTATGATGGGTTTACGTTCTGAAGAACAGAAACTGGACAGAGATCTGAAGGGCAAATCTGATCGTGTCCGGCGAAACTTATTTGGTCCGGTTGATCACGAGCAGCTGCAGCAAGATTTTCAACACTTACTCCGGGCAAATATTGAAGCTGCCAAACAAAGGTGGAATTATGACTTCGACAGGGAAATTCCGGCAGAAGGAACCCTTGAATGGGAAGAACTGAAATGTCAAGACGTGCCAGCTTTTTACAGGAGCCGCATTATCAACAACGCGAAACACTTGTGTGGGTTGCAGGAAGCTAGGGTAGAGACAAGCTCCGATCAGCCTGCGTCTCCCAGCAAGGAAATAAAACCTCGGGTGACTCCAGAGCCAAGAAGACAGACCTGCATAACAG ATTATTATCCTGCAAAGAAGAGATGCACACATCAAGCCAATTGCAGTAGAAGAAAGTAG